The Solanum lycopersicum chromosome 2, SLM_r2.1 DNA window ctattaaaaaaaacagaaattagtttatttaatacttaacaatttaattttaatatatttgttttaatttatagcTACATAAACACTAtgattcatttttaaattatatatttaaaaatatttttttgaaattttatatcaaattaaactaAGACGTATAATACGAAATGCAATAGTAATACAATTGGTCCCAAAAGCATTAAGTACCCCATGCACATGCAGAAATCATATCATTTTGTGGTCACTTCTTGCAACTGACTGACACGTACTAGCTTTCACTACCCACCCctacatttttatgttttttggtaGTTCCATTTTTACTAGAAATGGTTATACAAATTGTGGTAGTAGGGGAAGAAAGTCACTTTAGGAAGCCAAAAATGCTATATatgttgtttaggaattgtCATATTCTCAACTGCTACATCTCAATAATAGTTTCTTTTTACTTCCATATCAACACCTCCATCTTCAAATTGGATTTTACTAAATATGCATTCTATTTTCAAGTACCTGATAACTTATGGATAGCACGTGAAATGGTAGTCTCTTcgtaaaaatagatattttatgtATACATTTTATTAAATCATCTGATGACACTCATACTACACGAATAGCCAATGGTACActcatattttagaaattttaaattcgtgtataacattaaatattgtttatatatatttaataggtGGAAGTGAAAGAAACAAGAGGGAAAGAAGACACAAAAAGAAATGAGGAACAGCTGGAACTGGAGGGTgagagaaataataataataataagcagGAGCAGAAGAGTACTAAATGCAGCAGGCAAGGATGTTTGTCAAGATTGTGCATGAGACAAAAGcagaaagagaaaaaacatagtaaatcaataaagaagaagaagaagaacatcTTTTTTTGCCATGATATAAATGGATGCTAAATCTtatattgtttaatatatttctctcttctttcttagAAGATAGTACAACAAAATCTAGCTATATATGAGAGAAATTTAAGTGCAATCAGaactcaatatatatatctgtTCTCTAAAGATTCTTTTGCGTTCTAGTTGTAgctatgttatatatatattccttgtAACACTTTATTCATCTGTTTGAATCTGTTTatcctaaaaaaaattagttcgTTTAAAGAAAATGTCTCTTTCGATTTTCTAGAGCAACTATAAATTTCAATTGTTTACTTGACAGGTTAATTAAAACCACAATATAAAATGACATTATGATATATTTCACGTACAATCAATTTAAGACAAGAACAGTAGTACGCTTATATGTAAACCAAAATATTTTGAGCCGATGAACAGTACACTTGAATATCACGTTGTCAATCTACTTAAGGCTGATCCTGGATTTCCATTAAGggagttcaaaaaaaaaaaaactaagtcaGCCTCTAATTTTATATCGAAGAGtttcaaaatcaatatatagatataatttgtttttagaaCATATATATACAGTTGGAAACTTTACCAAGCATGTCCAAAATTGTACGCTTCCTCAGTAATATTGTGAAACATGATATTATTGCTTGCAACAGTCGTATattttgaaagagaaaaaaggcCTTGATTTTAGaatgtctatgttgaaaaagctatttttttttattttaagtcaaagggtttatagcaaatataattttatttcccATTTCCGTAAAGATAAAAGATATTAAGGTCAGCATATTTAAATCTACCTCTCTTATACAATGCAAATTGATCGAAACATATATTCAAGTCTATGTGATATTTCTTGGATTTCAAAAGTCCCAAAAAAAACtaattgagatttttttatatatcttaaaaatatcttgaaatacttctacataatttataaatattaacattttattaaaaaaaactttaaaaaatcttatataTGAAATTGAGAACCccaaaagaaaaggagaagaaagggGTAAAACTTGCCCAAGTGTTTATATTCATTCATactttatcaaaattatatagGCTTAATGTATACcatgtatttaaatttattgtttattttgctttattaaataatataataattataattgcaTTAGCTTAGTGTAAATATTTGATGcaactaaatttttttagaaaacaaaaTGTTATATTCGCAGCCTCGATTGACCTAAGAAACCTTTATTGGTCTTTGAAGATATTCTATTTGATTTTGTGGCCCTTTTACTAGATTTAGTGGGGCCCATCCAAGGGCCAATTAGTGGATATTGGAAGTTTTTAACTACACTTGGCAAAGTTTTAGTGGGACAATTCAGATAAGGTACAATTTCATTTGGATCTTTctaattctttaatttgtacTTCTTATCTTTAATTTAGAGACAATTTTATCTTCTAACTAAATAATCTCAGCATTAAATGGAACTGAGACCGCTGGTACGTATTTAGCTCTTCCCGTTCTTCTATTAAGATCATATACGTTATATAACTGtcttgtttaattaattatacacTCCAACAAACACATTCATGattcattatttatgaaaaCGGTCTAGGGCTAAATTCTGTCTACATTCTATCCTCCACAAACACTACATATGAGATCATATTGAATAAGTTATTGTAAGTGGTGTAGTTTTGATGGATTTAATGATCTATTTTTGTTTGTTCTATATTAACCATGTTTCGTTGTGATATATAGTTGTGTACGTCGTAACAACAGGTCAAAATAAGGCGCACACCCTGCTCTAATACGTTGATAGtgtaaaaattctttaaattgtCAGTATATATTCAACAATATGTATGTAATGAACTCTAGGGCGGACCTACATGGTGTTCgccgggtgctcgagcacccattaacTTCGTTACGAAATATATATACCTATGTAGAAATCGAtaggtatttgtataaaattaacatagagcacCCAATGAATAAGTCATATAGTTGATCCAATGGTTCTAGAATGGATATTTAAGACTCTTTTAACCTTGTTGTACCAAGGTTCGAATCTCATtgttaacacatatttttttccatCCGCCACTGAATAAACTCAGTTGCATGCCAATGATTATAGAATGTTTCCACGTGCAAGAGATTTAGTTCAGTGATCGAATACTGGAAGAGACTTCAATAGATATATGGAAGAGAACAAAGTTATATAGTAACTTTATAGCCTCTGGAAGGACAAATTACTATGTGATACTATAGCAGAACAAACCTGACAGAACTCTTATTATTGTTGCAGAAGTATATATTTCAGCTTGTTTAAAATGTGTTAAAAGTTGATGTTTCCTCAATTAACAAAGATATATTCAAGTTCACTAGCAGGAACGACCATGAAGTGCGTAAAGCAGTCGGTAAAGTGCTGAATAAAGCATAATGGTCTGTACTACAGTATCATTAGGGAAAGTTCATAGCATGGGATGCATTCCGCAAAAGGTTGTGCCTATATTAAGCCATGTATATAGGGAGGATAACAGATTGTTTCCACTCGTACCCCAGCTTTCGCGTACTTCTCTGAGAAGATTATTTTGGACAGTGAAATCTTCATTGAGTAATCAGGAGAAGCAACTGAGAGCCTTAGATTCTTACTTCCAAAAGCTTCATGATAGCACGGGAGCTTCATCTTCGATTGAGATAGAAAAACTAACAGGAAAAAATCATCGGCCTAAAGCAGAGAAGGCACTACGATCATTGGATTACTTTCGTGGAAAAGGTAATGAAGATTAGAATGCAAGAACTGCTAGTTGATGGACTAATTAACTTTCTATCAGTTTATTTGTTGTGATCTTTTAAATGCTGGTGTAGAGCCAAAATTCCACACATTTTCATCTTCTGATGAGAATACAATTGAAGAAGCATCCTATTTTTCCATGAAAATGATCAACAGAGGTGGCAAGGCTAAGAAACTAGAACAGTACATGAAGTTAAAAGCTAAGGATATTGAGAGTTCGAACGAAGAATCATCTAGTTTTTACTTGATGTAAGAATCAACCTCCCATTGAAATTTTACAACTGCCTTCTTCAGTAATGAACATTTCTAATGCTTTTTGCCTGTGTTTGATGCAGAGGAGTACTGGCTTCTATTAACATTGCAGTATTCCTCTTTGAGACAGCTAGTCCAGTCAGGAACTCGGAAGTAGGGATGTTGTCACTACCAATGGTATATGGCGCGAAGATAAATCATTTGATCCTACTTGGTGAATGGTGGAGGCTTTTAACACCGATGTTTCTGGTACAAGATTGAAAATTGGTTCGTCCTTACATGATTAGTTGCCCTGGAATTGTATGGAAATACAATTAAGATTGTTGTATGGTATATATTAGTAAGCCGTTTAAGTCTATATACTGACAGTCCAATTAAGTAATACTTGATAGCTTGTTAAATTACGTTGATAATGTCAATGTAAACGGATATAAGCAAATCCAATTCATTTGATTGTTGATCTGTTATGTTGCAGCACTCAGGAGTCCTTCACATAGCCCTTGGATGTTGGGTGCTTCTATGTTTTGGGCCTCAAGTATGTAAAGCATATGGTTCATTTCCATTTGTCCTGATATATGTTCTTGGAGGAATTTCTGGTAACCTCATCAGTTTTCTTCACACCGCGGAGCCAACTGTTGGAGGAACTGTAAGTTGTATTGCCATTAAATTTTGGAGTTGAATCATGTAGATATCATAGTAACATAGAGTTATTTGACCAATTCTGTCGCATTATCAGGGACCTGCTTTTGCTCTAATAGGAGCTTGGCTCATCTATCAAGTCCAGAACAAAGACATGCTAGGAAAAGAAGCTGCTAAAAGCATGATGGATAAGGCGATAATAGCAACTGCTATCAGCTTTGTGCTAAGCAACTTTGGGCCTATAGATGACTGGTTAGTATAAATTtactatacaaaaaaaaaacaaattctaCTGGGTACTCATATTTACCCATTTAAAATATGAGTTGAGTTGCGATCAACTCATATTCGATTCGTATGCAGGGCACATTTTGGAGCCACATTGATGGGAATAGCATATGGTTATCTTGTATGTCCAAGTGCTCAAGTGGAAAATATTGCATCTCCAGAAAGTGGTCAAAAAGAAGGAATGAGACTAGTTAAACAATATTCAGATCCTTGTAAATCCCTTATTTCCTTCTCAGTCTTCATTATCCTGTTTGCTTCTTTGCTTTTGATAATAGAACCTCCTCTCAACGCAATAGCAGGAGCTGGAGACAAGTTCTATATAAGCTGAAACAGGGTGATTAAAACTCTAATACTTTATGCATAGGCGTGTTATATATATAACAGGTTTTGAATAAATAAgctttacaaaaatatatacaggttttgaataaatatgttatttgcaGTTTTTCACCCATTTTctgtttctttaatttatttaagtggAAACAAAGAACTTTTTTATTGGATacaagtttatatttatatatatagcttaattaatatttgcaaattatttttaaatgacttAGCGTTTCGGAAGGACTACTCTTTACTCTTAATAAACATAAATAGCTTATCTTAAAtattaaagttaatgaaaaaaaaaagaggagaaattCCATGAAttgcaaaaaagaattaataagtGCGATAATTTTATCTGATATGCGAAAACTTTGAGAGAGACCCGGGTTCATAAAGGAACGATGGGCTTGGAGAGAGACAGTAAAATGGGCTTTAATTCATAAAATGGAAGCCCGCCAGCGTAATCGTTGGGAATTCAAATTTTGTGACACCTGTAGAGGGTGACAATGGAGTCCTCGTGAAGCAACCACGTATCTCGACCAAAAAAAGAACATCTATTACAAAATTGGTGGAAACTATGATACTGAGCAGCAGATTAATGGCGGTGGGAAGAGGCGGCAGAACCCTTATGGGGCCATTGTTGGTCATAAACTTGGTAGTTTGTTTAATTGTACTAGGACTTGCTGGCTGGTCACTTGACAAATACATTGATGGTGAACAGAATCATCCTCGTATATCACCTCATCTCTTTCAAATTTCtttcttcataaaataaaaatgtgttttGAGTTTTGTTTAATTGTATTGCTGGTGTTTGTGAAATGGGTTGAAACAGATTTAGGTGGGAATCCATCAACAagttttatgttgatttttgcATTGATTGGGGGAGGAATGGGTGCTTCCTCTATGCTAGCTGGGTTTTTCCATCTCCGAAAATGGACTAGTCACAGTTTGGCTAGTGCTGCTTCTTCAGCTATAATCTCTTGGGCCATTACTGCTCTTGCTTTTGGGTACTCCTATTACTACTGCTTCCAGTTCCAGTCCCTTTTCATTTGCAAACtcaatttgtatataaattaaaacctGAAAAAGACCCAGATGATATGGGTCATAATTAGAGG harbors:
- the LOC101248255 gene encoding RHOMBOID-like protein 9, chloroplastic, coding for MVCTTVSLGKVHSMGCIPQKVVPILSHVYREDNRLFPLVPQLSRTSLRRLFWTVKSSLSNQEKQLRALDSYFQKLHDSTGASSSIEIEKLTGKNHRPKAEKALRSLDYFRGKEPKFHTFSSSDENTIEEASYFSMKMINRGGKAKKLEQYMKLKAKDIESSNEESSSFYLIGVLASINIAVFLFETASPVRNSEVGMLSLPMVYGAKINHLILLGEWWRLLTPMFLHSGVLHIALGCWVLLCFGPQVCKAYGSFPFVLIYVLGGISGNLISFLHTAEPTVGGTGPAFALIGAWLIYQVQNKDMLGKEAAKSMMDKAIIATAISFVLSNFGPIDDWAHFGATLMGIAYGYLVCPSAQVENIASPESGQKEGMRLVKQYSDPCKSLISFSVFIILFASLLLIIEPPLNAIAGAGDKFYIS
- the LOC138342241 gene encoding membrane protein PM19L-like isoform X1 — translated: MILSSRLMAVGRGGRTLMGPLLVINLVVCLIVLGLAGWSLDKYIDGEQNHPHLGGNPSTSFMLIFALIGGGMGASSMLAGFFHLRKWTSHSLASAASSAIISWAITALAFGLVCKQIIMGGHRGKRLQTLEALITIAMVTQLLYILLLHAGIFHSRYGPVYGSYGPQH
- the LOC138342241 gene encoding membrane protein PM19L-like isoform X2, with amino-acid sequence MILSSRLMAVGRGGRTLMGPLLVINLVVCLIVLGLAGWSLDKYIDGEQNHPHLGGNPSTSFMLIFALIGGGMGASSMLAGFFHLRKWTSHSLASAASSAIISWAITALAFGLVCKQIIMGGHRGKRLQTLEALITIAMVTQLLYILLLHAGIFHSR